The genomic DNA AGGTGTGATTATTATTATGGGAGTGGGATTTGCTTCATTAGTTACAGCAATATTTATAATCTATATTCCAAGATGTGTAAATATGGTAAGAGGTGTTGTTAAAAAAGAAAAGAATATGGAATATGTAATAGCAGCTAAAACATATGGTGTTTCAGACTTTAGAATACTTTATATCCATATTTTACCAAATATTGTAAAGCCTCTAATGGTATGTTTTACAACAGGTTTTGCAGGAGCTATATTAACAGAAGCAGGACTTGGATATTTGGGATTAGGAATACAGCCGCCATATCCAACATGGGGTAACATATTAAATCAGTCACAGTCATACTTTATATCTGCTCCTTGGTTTACTATAGCACCTGGACTAGCTATAATCTTTACTGTGTATCAGATGAAAAAGTTGGAAAGGAGAGAGACTAGATATTGAAGCTAATAGAGATTGAAAACTTAAATTTAGAAATAGATGGAGAAAAGCTTTTAAAAAATATTAATCTTTCAATTGAAAGTGGAGAAATAGTAGCTCTAGCTGGAGAATCTGGAAGTGGAAAAACATTAACGACTAAGTTTATTTTAGGAATTTTACCAGAAAGAAGTATAGTTAAATATGATAAGTTTGAAAAACCTTGTAAGATAGGAGCTGTTTTTCAAAATGCTTTCACCTCTCTTAATCCAACAGTGAAGATAGGAAGTCAGCTAAAAAAAATTTATGAAGGACACTATGGAAAAAGTAAAGAATGGAAAGAAAGAGTCTTACACATTCTAAAAAAAGTAGGAATAAAAGATAGTGAAATTGTACTTTCAAAATATCCATTTGAAACAAGTGGAGGAGAAAAGCAAAGAATTGTAATAGCAGGAGCATTAATTGGAAATCCTCAACTTTTAATAGCAGATGAGGTAACTACAGCTTTAGATTTAAAAACTAAAAAAGAAGTCATAGATCTATTTAAAAATATTCAGGCTAAAACTGGGATATCTATACTTTTTATATCCCATGATCTAGATGCAATAAGAGGTTTTGCAAATAGAGTTTATGTGACATATAAAGGTGAGATTGTAGAAGAAAATAGTTGTGAAGAAATATTTAAACATCAAACTCACCCATATGTACAAAAACTTATGGGTCTTTCACAGAAGCTATGGGTCAGAGGAGAATAGAATGGTTTTAAAAGTAGATAAACTTTGCAAAAGTTATGAAAAAGGATTTTTTCTTTTTAAAAAGAAAAAAGATATTTTAAAAAACATATCTTTTGAAGTTAATACAGGGGAAATTTTTTCTATAATAGGTCAGTCAGGTGCTGGAAAATCTACAATAGGAAAAATAATACTAGGAATAGAAAAAAAAGATTCGGGAACTATTGAGTTTTTAGATAAACCACTTGAACAACGTAATATAAGAGATATTCAAATGATATTTCAAGATCCGTATAGCTCTTTAAATCCAGCAATGAAAATAAAAGATATTTTAGCAGAACCGCTGAAGGCAAATGGAGAAAAAAATAAATTAGTTTTAGAGGAAAAAGTTGGAAATATGCTAGAGGAAGTAGGACTTCATAAGGCATGTGGAGATAAATATCCAGATGAGTTAAGTGGCGGACAAAGACAAAGAGTAGTAATTGGTGCTGCTATGATATTAGATCCAAAACTTGTTGTATGTGATGAACCAGTAGCTTCATTAGATCTATCAATTCAAAGACAGATATTAAAACTTATAAAGAAATTTAATAGAGAGAAAAATACCACATTTATATTTATATCTCATGATTTAGGTGTTGTATATAATATCTCAGATAGAATTTTAGTTTTATATAAAGGTGAAACTCAGGAAATAAGTGATGTTTTAGATTTTTTCGATTGCCCTAAAAGTGATTATGGAAAAGAACTTTTAGATGGGATAAGAATAAAAAAATAAGATCATAAAAAGGTGTGAAAATTACTCTCACACCTTTTTATTTTATATTTAATTAAATTTTAAATAGTATCAATATAGTTTCTGTTATCTGAAAAGATAACAACATTTTAAAAAGCATATTTTATTGATTTTTTTAGTAAACTTTAAAACACTTCCATAATATTACAGATATTTTCAAAAGTTTGAAGACCTAAAAGAAGTGCATCTTCATCAAAGTTAAATTTTGGATTATGTAGAGGTTGAGTAAATCCTTTTTCTTCATTTCTAACACCTAAGAAAAAGAAAACTCCTGGCGTATCTTGAAGATAAAAAGAAAAATCCTCTGCTATCATTTGAGGAGTACAAATAATTAGTTTATCTGGGTCTACAGCTAGTTTGAATTTTTCAAAGAGGACAGGGTCATTGACTACTGGCGAATAAACAGGTGTAAATCCAAAATCAATTTTAACTCCATAAGAAATTTCAAATCCTCTATTTATATCACTCATTCTTTTTTCAATTTTAGGGATAATATCTTTATTGAAAAGTCTAACAGTTCCTAAAAGACTAACTGTTTCAGGAATTATATTTCTAGTTACACCGCCATGTATAGAACCTATTGTAACAACTACATTTTCAAATGGAGAAATATTTCTAGAGACAACACTTTGGTAAGCATCAATAAGTCTTGAGGTTGCAAGGATTGTATCTATACCATTTTGAGGTTGTGCACCATGAGTTCCATGTCCCGTAACCTTAATATCAAGATTGATTGTTTGGGCCATAACAGGACCTGGTTTAGAGGCTATAGTTCCCTGAGGAAAAAGTGGTGATAAATGCATACCAAAGATAGCTTCGATATGTTTATTTAAATAAGATGGATGTTTAGATAGATATCTAGCTCCTCCTTTTCCTTCTTCACCAGGTTGAAAAATTAAAACAATAGATTTTTTTAATTTTTTCCCACTTTCTTGAAGATTTTTTAACCAGATAGCAAATGTCAAAAGAGTAGCTGCATGACCATCATGACCACAAGCATGACAGTTTTTATTTCTAGATATAAACTCACATTTGTTTTCTTCTACAATAGGAAGGCCATCAATATCACTTCTAAATGCAATACACCCTTTTTCTCCCTTAAAATATACAAGTGTTCCAGTGTCATAATATTCTGTTTTTATTTCTTCATAGGGAATATTATGCTCAGATAGCTTCTGTCTTATATATTTTGCTGTGCTTTTCTCTTCAAATGCTGGTTCAGGAATTTGGTGTAATTCTCTTCTAAATTTTCTAAGAATCTCTTTCATTAAAATCGTCCCCTTATAATGTTTTTCTCTATTGTATACTGAAATTTAAAAAAAATCTAGATTACAATATTGACATTTATTGTTTAGAATATTACAATAATCATAAGACAGATGAGGAGAGAGGTTTATGTTGAAAATATATGACGATGTGATGGGAAAAACCAATTTGACTTTTGCTTATAATATTCTTAAACAGAATATTCTGCGTTTAGATCTAAAGCCTGGTCAGGAGCTTAAAGAACCTGAGCTTCAAACAAAGCTTAGAATGAGCAGAACACCTATAAGAGAAGCCATGATTCTACTAAAACACGAAGGACTTGTAGAAACACTTCACAGTGGAACATGTGTCAGTAAAATTGATAGACAAAGATTCAAAGATGGACGTATGATGAGAATATGTCTTGAAACAAGAATGATGGAACTTGCATGTGAAGAATTTCCTGATGAGTATTTAAAAAGGCTTGAGGAGATAGTTGAAAGACAAGAGTATATCCTAGATACTACTAGAGATTACATAGAATTTCATAATCTAGATATAGATTTTCACAAAGCTATATTTGAAGGTGTCGATTATGGAAATCTCTTCCATATGGCTTACAATGGATTTTATGATTATTTAAGAGTAAGACAGCTAAATTCATCATCAAAAATAAGAGATACATTTGTCTTAGATGGACATAAGAAATTATATGAGATTATAAAAACTAAAAATGTAGATCTTATCCATGAGGTGTTAGAAGAACATTTCTCAAGATTAGATCCAAAGTTAAATCACTTTATAGAAGAGTATCCACATTATTTCAAATAAAGAAAGGAATCCACTGGATTCCTTTTTATTTTAGTAAAAGATCACATTATGAAATCTAGTAGTGGTATTGTGAGTATTTTTATATACATAAACTTTATTGGCTAAAAATTTTATAGATTGCCCTTTAGATAAAGTAAAAGTTTGATTTTCAACAGTGAGTTCTAAAACTCCATCATCTATAATAATATATTCTTCTACTTCTGAGTTATGAGGCTGAGATATATGATTACATCCAGGTTTTAATTCAATTGTTAAAATCTCAAATTTTTTATTATGATCAAATGGAAAAATAGGATATAGCTTCATAAGGTCATTACTTTCTAAAATAGGTGAGATATTTTTTTCGTCGACAATAGTTAGTTCTTCTTCATCATCTATAAAAAATGAAAATGATACTTTTAATATAGTACATATTTTCCATATATTTACCACCTCGATATAACTGACTTTATATAAAGAATATCAGTGAAACAATAAAAAATATCTTCTTGTATACTATAACGAACAAAAAGTATGTTATATTGAAAATAAAGAGGAGATTTTATGAGAGGAATTATACTAGGAATTATATTGGCATTATTTTTCTCAATAAAATTTATTTTAAACGAGTATATAAATACTACTCAAGGAAATTATTTATAAACAGCTTCACTACGTTATATTTTTATGTGTCCTATTCTATTTATAATTTTAATATCTAAAAAGCAAGTACAAGAAGGTTTAGTATCTATAATTAAATACCCAAAAGAGTGGTTATTTTGCAGCACAATAGGTTTTGGTCTATTTTATTTGCCACTATGTTTTGCGTCAACATTTGTTCAAGGTTGGTTGCTTCAACTTAATTGTAGCAGGAGCTCTAATGACACCTATTATTTCAAATGCCAACTAACAATCAACTAATGAGTTCATTTTTAGTAGCTGTTTTTTCAGGATTTATAGCAACTACGCTATTTTTTAAAGCTACAAATTTAGCAAATGACTCACCTAATATTTTAGCAGCAATAGAATCTACTCAAGTTACAGAAATAGTATTTACAATTTTAGGTAGAAATATGTTAGGAAATAATACTCCATCAATGCAATCTTTAGTAGGGATAGGATTAATTATAGTTGGAATAACTTTGGGAAGTTTTTTAAAAGAAAAGCATATTGAGTAGATATCTACTCAATATGCTTTGTTACTTTAACTATTTTCTATACTTTTCATATCCTTATAGAGATATAGTGCAAATATAGTTTTCATATCTTGAGACATATTTTCAACTTCACTTAGTTTAAACCAGTGGTTTGTTAGGTCTTCTCCCTCATCAAGATTTAATTTTTGAGGTGTAGTTGAATCATTTTTTAGTTGAACAATATATATGTATAATTTTTCTTGTGTATACCCAGGAGAAACAGATAGTGGTTGTTCACTACTACAGATTATATTGTAATCTTTAGGTTGATATCCTGTTTCTTCTGCTAATTCTCTATAGAGAGTATCTATAGCTTTCTCACCTGGGTCAATAAGTCCAGCTGGAATTTCATATACCTCTTTATCCACTCCAGGTCTATATTGTTTTACAAGTAATGTTTTATCTCCTTTTTCATTTATAACCATTGCAGCAACAGCATCTTGTTTTATAAGAAATTCTAAGTCCATTCCTGTAGTTGGATGTTTTTTTATAGCAACTTTTAAAAATTTTAAATCTTCTACGTTCATTAAAATTCACTCCTATTTATATGTCGTCTTCATCTTCATCTGCCCATTTTTTTCTTTCTTCTGATATTGCTTTATAGAGTTGTTTTTTACGTTTTAAATATTTCATTCTTTGAGTAGCTTTGTATGTTCTAGTGATATTCATAAATGGTAGTAAAAATCCTGCTACGATACCAGCTGAAAATCCATTGTTATAAAGATTTAACCCACCATGGACAGTTCCAATACTTTGTACAACAGCAAGATGTAACCAACCGGCAATAATACCCCATACAGTTCCATAAACTCCAGCAACAGGAGCAAGAGATGTAC from Fusobacterium hominis includes the following:
- a CDS encoding multidrug resistance efflux transporter family protein; translated protein: MPTNNQLMSSFLVAVFSGFIATTLFFKATNLANDSPNILAAIESTQVTEIVFTILGRNMLGNNTPSMQSLVGIGLIIVGITLGSFLKEKHIE
- a CDS encoding cupin domain-containing protein, encoding MVNIWKICTILKVSFSFFIDDEEELTIVDEKNISPILESNDLMKLYPIFPFDHNKKFEILTIELKPGCNHISQPHNSEVEEYIIIDDGVLELTVENQTFTLSKGQSIKFLANKVYVYKNTHNTTTRFHNVIFY
- a CDS encoding multidrug resistance efflux transporter family protein, which encodes MCPILFIILISKKQVQEGLVSIIKYPKEWLFCSTIGFGLFYLPLCFASTFVQGWLLQLNCSRSSNDTYYFKCQLTIN
- a CDS encoding GntR family transcriptional regulator yields the protein MLKIYDDVMGKTNLTFAYNILKQNILRLDLKPGQELKEPELQTKLRMSRTPIREAMILLKHEGLVETLHSGTCVSKIDRQRFKDGRMMRICLETRMMELACEEFPDEYLKRLEEIVERQEYILDTTRDYIEFHNLDIDFHKAIFEGVDYGNLFHMAYNGFYDYLRVRQLNSSSKIRDTFVLDGHKKLYEIIKTKNVDLIHEVLEEHFSRLDPKLNHFIEEYPHYFK
- a CDS encoding NUDIX hydrolase — translated: MNVEDLKFLKVAIKKHPTTGMDLEFLIKQDAVAAMVINEKGDKTLLVKQYRPGVDKEVYEIPAGLIDPGEKAIDTLYRELAEETGYQPKDYNIICSSEQPLSVSPGYTQEKLYIYIVQLKNDSTTPQKLNLDEGEDLTNHWFKLSEVENMSQDMKTIFALYLYKDMKSIENS
- a CDS encoding ABC transporter permease, giving the protein MKKKMYLGLFIIFVIICICFYQNPYTMHENAVLCAPSMKHILGCDNLGRDIFSRLVLGSVYSLAIAFGAIAMAVIAGIIIGSIAGYYGKLTDGIIMSLMEVIIAIPGIIIALGVIIIMGVGFASLVTAIFIIYIPRCVNMVRGVVKKEKNMEYVIAAKTYGVSDFRILYIHILPNIVKPLMVCFTTGFAGAILTEAGLGYLGLGIQPPYPTWGNILNQSQSYFISAPWFTIAPGLAIIFTVYQMKKLERRETRY
- a CDS encoding M20 metallopeptidase family protein encodes the protein MKEILRKFRRELHQIPEPAFEEKSTAKYIRQKLSEHNIPYEEIKTEYYDTGTLVYFKGEKGCIAFRSDIDGLPIVEENKCEFISRNKNCHACGHDGHAATLLTFAIWLKNLQESGKKLKKSIVLIFQPGEEGKGGARYLSKHPSYLNKHIEAIFGMHLSPLFPQGTIASKPGPVMAQTINLDIKVTGHGTHGAQPQNGIDTILATSRLIDAYQSVVSRNISPFENVVVTIGSIHGGVTRNIIPETVSLLGTVRLFNKDIIPKIEKRMSDINRGFEISYGVKIDFGFTPVYSPVVNDPVLFEKFKLAVDPDKLIICTPQMIAEDFSFYLQDTPGVFFFLGVRNEEKGFTQPLHNPKFNFDEDALLLGLQTFENICNIMEVF
- a CDS encoding ATP-binding cassette domain-containing protein, whose amino-acid sequence is MKLIEIENLNLEIDGEKLLKNINLSIESGEIVALAGESGSGKTLTTKFILGILPERSIVKYDKFEKPCKIGAVFQNAFTSLNPTVKIGSQLKKIYEGHYGKSKEWKERVLHILKKVGIKDSEIVLSKYPFETSGGEKQRIVIAGALIGNPQLLIADEVTTALDLKTKKEVIDLFKNIQAKTGISILFISHDLDAIRGFANRVYVTYKGEIVEENSCEEIFKHQTHPYVQKLMGLSQKLWVRGE
- a CDS encoding ABC transporter ATP-binding protein codes for the protein MVLKVDKLCKSYEKGFFLFKKKKDILKNISFEVNTGEIFSIIGQSGAGKSTIGKIILGIEKKDSGTIEFLDKPLEQRNIRDIQMIFQDPYSSLNPAMKIKDILAEPLKANGEKNKLVLEEKVGNMLEEVGLHKACGDKYPDELSGGQRQRVVIGAAMILDPKLVVCDEPVASLDLSIQRQILKLIKKFNREKNTTFIFISHDLGVVYNISDRILVLYKGETQEISDVLDFFDCPKSDYGKELLDGIRIKK